The proteins below come from a single Rosa rugosa chromosome 2, drRosRugo1.1, whole genome shotgun sequence genomic window:
- the LOC133733308 gene encoding LOW QUALITY PROTEIN: VQ motif-containing protein 4 (The sequence of the model RefSeq protein was modified relative to this genomic sequence to represent the inferred CDS: deleted 2 bases in 1 codon), with protein MDSKLHQQPQPPNPKPMTRSDSANPYPTTFVQADTSSFKQVVQMLTGSSETASKVACSKHDARHNIPPIKSTPKKQQQQQNSGFKLYERRNNALKNLRLNPLIPIPVFNSNNNNNSGFSPRNPEILSPSILDFPALVLSPVTPLIPDPFDRAGSANFGHGCSQLNKEAEEKAIKEKGFYLHPSPTTTPRESEPRLLPLFPTTSPRASGSSPS; from the exons ATGGACTCCAAGCTCCACCAACAACCCCAACCGCCCAACCCC AAACCCATGACCAGATCCGACTCCGCTAACCCTTACCCGACCACCTTCGTCCAGGCCGACACCTCATCTTTCAAACAAGTCGTCCAAATGCTGACCGGATCCTCCGAAACAGCCAGCAAGGTCGCGTGTTCGAAACACGATGCCAGACACAACATCCCGCCGATCAAGTCCACCCCCAAGaagcagcaacagcaacagAACTCCGGTTTCAAGCTCTACGAGCGCCGCAACAACGCCCTGAAGAATCTCCGGCTCAACCCTCTTATCCCAATCCCGGTGTTcaattccaacaacaacaacaactccGGGTTCTCGCCGCGAAACCCGGAGATTTTGTCGCCGAGCATTCTCGATTTCCCGGCGCTGGTGCTCAGCCCCGTCACGCCGCTCATACCCGACCCGTTTGACCGGGCCGGGTCGGCGAATTTCGGGCATGGCTGCTCACAGTTGAACAAGGAGGCCGAAGAGAAAGCGATCAAAGAAAAAGGGTTTTACTTGCACCCGTCGCCGACTACGACGCCGAGGGAATCGGAGCCCCGATTGTTGCCCTTGTTCCCGACGACGTCGCCTAGAGCTTCAGGTTCATCTCCTTCttga